In the Sedimentisphaera cyanobacteriorum genome, AAACGGGGCATCATTCGAGGCTCTGAACAATCTGACCGGCCTGCCAAGGCAGATGCTCGTTGTGCTCAACGATAACAATATGAGCATCGACGTTACAAGAGGCGCTGTAGCCAAGATATTCTCCAAAATCCGCCTGAACAGCACATACGAAGAACTGAACAGAACTGCCAAGAATATAATAGAGCATATGCCGCTGATTGGCAAGCAGGTTGAGGAGGCTGTTCAGAGGCTCAAGAAGGCTATCAGGATGCAGCAAAGCGCCGGGCAGATCTTCGAAAGCCTTAATCTTTCATATTTCGGCCCTGTAAACGGCCACGATATCGGCTCGCTTATTGAGCTGTTCACCGCCCTGAAAGACCTCGACCACCCTGCGGTTCTTCATATTTACACAAACAAAGGCAAAGGCTATAAACCCGCTGGAGATAATCCCTCAAAATATCATTCCACAGGCCCTTTTTACATAAACGGCGAATCGAAGAAATCCGGCAAAAAGAGCTACACGAAGATAATTGGCGAAACACTTTGCGAGATAGCAGCAGAGAAGCAATCCAACATTACCGCTGTAACAGCAGCTATGCCCGAGGGCACAGGGCTCAATACCTTTCGCGACCATTTTCCTGATAAATACTACGATGTGGGTATATGCGAGAGCGCTGCTGTAGATATGGCAGCGGGGATGGCCAAAACCGGCCTAACGCCTTTTGTATGCCTGTACTCCACATTCCTCCAGAGGGCCTTCGACCAAATTGCACACGATGTGGCTCAGCAGAATCTGCATGTTGTATTCTGCATAGACAGGGCTGGGGTTGTGGGCGATGACGGCCCGACTCACCACGGTATGCTAGATATCGGTATGCTCAGGATGCTGCCTAATATGATACTCTGCGCTCCGGCCTGCGGAGAAGAGCTAAGGCTCGCCCTTATGTATGCAGCGCAAAGGAAAGCCCCTATTGCAATACGCTACCCGCGGGATGTTCTGCCGGAAAATCTAAGCGGCATAGAAAGCCTGAGTTCAGATTTCATAACCGGCAAGAGCGTTTTAGTCTCGCAGGGCGATGCTGATATTGCTCTGGTTTGCTACGGTGCAGTGCTCACAGAGGCTGTGGAAGCGGCAAAGCAGCTCGAAGAGAGCGGCGTTCGGTGCGATGTGGTGAATGCGAGATTCGCCAAACCGATAGATGAACAGATCGTTGAGCTTGCAAGAGAGGGGAAAACGGTTTTCTGCCTTGAAGACCACGGGACGGCGGGCGGTTTCTGCTCGGCTGTGCTGGAGGAGCTTTCGAAGGCGGGCGTTTCTTCTGAAAACGTATTCTGCCTTGCAGCGCCGGATGAATATATAGACAAGGCCTCGAGAAAAACGCAGCTTGAAAGATGCAATGTAGGCAGCGAACATATCTGCAGAGAGGTTCAGGCAAGGATAAAAGACCGCGATTTGTATGAAAAAGCACATACCTAACATACTCACAATTTCCCGAATAGCGCTCACTTTCGTGCTGTTTGCAATATTGCTGACTATAGACTCATCAAACGGGAGTCTGTATTTCTGGTGCTTTGTCTTCTTCGCTGTTATCTCGGCCACAGACTTTCTCGACGGCTTTCTCGCTCGAAGATGGAAGGTGGAATCAAGGTTTGGGAGGGTGGCAGACCCGTTTGCTGATAAGATTTTTATAGCAGGCTGCTTTTTAATTTTCGCATTCGAGCAGATACCAGTAATGGAGAATTTACCTGCAGCAGCAGGGGAAGTGATAAGATGGGGCCTTGCAGCTGTAATACTGCTTAGAGAATCCGCTGTTACTATTGTAAGGCAGATAGCCGAGAAAAAGGGCTTCGATTTCTCCGCTTCGCAGTTCGGGAAGGTTAAGATGTTCTCTCAGTGCGTGCTTGGGGCTTATGTGCTGGTGCATTCAGCTTTCTTCGCAGGCTCAGCGGTTTCAGACTGGCTGCTGGCAGCTGGTTTCATTTTTACTGCCGTTGCCACAGCTGGTTCAGGGATCGAAGCCGCAATACGCCTCTACAAGGCATACAAAAATCAGCACACCCCAGCCTGAGAATTACGCATCTGAAAGCTTCCTGTTGACCTGTTGAAAAAAATTAAGTAATTTTTTATGCAGGAAGAGATAAATTGTTATAATTTGGATGTCTCTATTTAATAATTTATAAAAAAAAAGCAGCCAATGGAAGGTGTTTTTACATGGGGCAGCAATTAGATAAATTAACAATAAGAGGATTCAAGTCTATAAGTCAGCTCGAAGATTTCGAGCTTGGAAATCTCAACGTCCTCATCGGAGCTAACGGGGCTGGCAAGAGTAATTTTGTGGAAATTTTTCGTGTCGTCCGAGCAATGGCAGAAGAAAATTTTGCCAACTACATTCAAACCAGAGCAACTGCAGATGATTATATGTTTGGCGGTCCGAAAACAACTGAAAAAATAGAAGCTGAATTTGTTTTTGGTGATAATTCTTATGCCTTAGAGCTCGAGCCAACAGCAAATGGTGAAGAATTTGTAATAATTAACGAATGGCAGAGATATAAAGAAAACAACTGGAGATGTATAGGTTCAGGCGGCAGGGAAAGCGCTTTAGCTGCTAACAAGAACGAGCGGGCTGTAACAAATCCTAACATCTCGGGAGTTGGCTATTACATATACGAAGCAGTTTCAAATTGGGTTGTTTATCATTTTCACGATACAAGCGCAAAATCCCCAATGAGAAGATTTGAAATAACGGCTGATAACAGCAGACTCAGGCCTGACGCAGCAAATATTGCCCCTTTCCTTCTTGGTTTGCGGGAAAACAATGGGCGGTGTTATAAGGAGATAATAGAAGCAGTTAGGATTGTAATTCCTTTCTTTGACGATTTCATTCTCAAACCTGTTTACAAAGGCGAAAAGGAAGTTGTCAATCTAAGCTGGAAATAGAAAGGCTCTGATTACCCCATGCAGCCCTATCACCTCTCCGACGGTTCTATAAGATTCATCTGCCTTGCCGCAGCTTTGCTCCAGCCGGAACCGCCTGCTGCAATTTTGATTGATGAACCTGAATTAGGTATGCACCCCTTTGCGATTGGAATTATTGCAGAGATGATGAATTCTGCTTCAAAGCAAACGCAGGTTATTGTGTCCACTCAATCCCCCCACCTGATAGATAATTTCTCGGCAGAGGATATCGTAGTTGTAAACCGTGATAAAGGGGCTTCAACTTTCGAAAGGCTCAGCAAGGAAGAGCTCGCAGGCTGGCTGGAAGAATATTCTTTAGGAGAGCTTTGGAGAAAAAATGTGATACAGGGAGGCCCCCGGTATGAATAACACCACTGTTTATGCTGTTGTGGAAGGTCAGACTGAGCAGGCTTTTGTAGATAATGTTTTAGCTCCGTATCTGGGACATTTCAATGTTTTCATATATGCCAGACTGATTGGCAAACCAGGCCATAAAGGCGGAAACGTCCGGTTTGAAAGAGTTAGGAAAGATATTGAACATTTTCTCAAGCAAAGAAGGGATACTTATATAACGACAATGTTTGATTATTTTAGGCTCCCTTACGATTGGCCGGGCAGAGGTGAGATGCCGGCTAACCTTTCAACGGAAGAAAAGGCAAATCGAATTGAACAGGCAGCATTAAAAGAATTAAAACGTTTATTCCCTGAACACAACCCAGAAGCAAGATTAATCCCTTATATTCAAATGCATGAATTTGAAGCACTGTTATTCAGTGATATTTCGATTCTGTCTGATGGATTGGGTATTCAGAACTGTGAAATAGAACGCATATTAAATGAGTGCGGCGGGCATGAAGAGATAAATGAAGGTATAGAGACAGCTCCATCAAAGCGTCTGGAAAGGCTCTGCTTGAGGTATAACAAAGTTGTTAAGGGCAAATCAATATCCGAACAGACAGGGTTAGAGACAATCCGGAAAAGATGTCCGCACTTTGACAGCTGGCTGAGGCGTATGGAAAAACTGGCACGGCAAAAATAAAACGGAGTTAAAGGCGGCAGTTCTCAGCTCACAGCCTCCGGGCAGCTGATTTTTTTATGGAAATCACCCGCTGATTTGATAAGATTTTCATTCCCGAAAATATGACCGGAAAATAAAGCTCAGAGGAAGTAAATGATTGATATAAAGCTTATTAGAGAAAATCCTGAACACTTTAAGAAGGCTGCTGCGAATAAGAAGTTTGATGTGGATATAGACAGGCTCGTCGAGCTTGATGAACTTATCCGCAAAACGAAGACGAATATGCAGGAGCTTACTGCTGAGAAAAACAGGATAGGCAAACAGATACCGAAGCTCGATGCTGGAGAGAAGCAGGAGGCAATCGGCAAGCTCTCAGAGATAAAGGAATCCGAAGCGGGCTATCAGGAAAAGCTAAAAGAGCTCCAGCCTGAATTCGAAAGGCTGATGCTGCTTGTCCCGCAGCCGCCGGATGAGGATGTACCGGTAGGCGAGGACGACAGCGAAAACGTGGAGCTGCGTGTTGAAGGTGCTTTGCCGGAATTCGATTTCGAACCAAAAGACCACGTTGAGCTGGGCAAGGCGCTTGATATAATAGATCTCGAGAGGGGCGTTAAGCTCGCAGGCACCAGAAACTACTTCCTCAAGGGCGATGGAGCCCTTCTGCACTGGGCTGTGCTGAGGTTTTCTCTGGAT is a window encoding:
- the dxs gene encoding 1-deoxy-D-xylulose-5-phosphate synthase, whose translation is MNDRETEKQTLLDRINSPEDLKQLSIPQLGELADQIRDYIINAVSDTGGHLASNLGAIEATLAMHYVFNFSKDYLLWDVGHQCYAHKIITGRKDKFSLLRKEGGVSGFPEPSESRYDRFRVGHAGTSIATGLGIGWGLLDQNRDDKVVSFVGDGSIVNGASFEALNNLTGLPRQMLVVLNDNNMSIDVTRGAVAKIFSKIRLNSTYEELNRTAKNIIEHMPLIGKQVEEAVQRLKKAIRMQQSAGQIFESLNLSYFGPVNGHDIGSLIELFTALKDLDHPAVLHIYTNKGKGYKPAGDNPSKYHSTGPFYINGESKKSGKKSYTKIIGETLCEIAAEKQSNITAVTAAMPEGTGLNTFRDHFPDKYYDVGICESAAVDMAAGMAKTGLTPFVCLYSTFLQRAFDQIAHDVAQQNLHVVFCIDRAGVVGDDGPTHHGMLDIGMLRMLPNMILCAPACGEELRLALMYAAQRKAPIAIRYPRDVLPENLSGIESLSSDFITGKSVLVSQGDADIALVCYGAVLTEAVEAAKQLEESGVRCDVVNARFAKPIDEQIVELAREGKTVFCLEDHGTAGGFCSAVLEELSKAGVSSENVFCLAAPDEYIDKASRKTQLERCNVGSEHICREVQARIKDRDLYEKAHT
- a CDS encoding CDP-alcohol phosphatidyltransferase family protein is translated as MKKHIPNILTISRIALTFVLFAILLTIDSSNGSLYFWCFVFFAVISATDFLDGFLARRWKVESRFGRVADPFADKIFIAGCFLIFAFEQIPVMENLPAAAGEVIRWGLAAVILLRESAVTIVRQIAEKKGFDFSASQFGKVKMFSQCVLGAYVLVHSAFFAGSAVSDWLLAAGFIFTAVATAGSGIEAAIRLYKAYKNQHTPA
- a CDS encoding DUF4276 family protein, with amino-acid sequence MNNTTVYAVVEGQTEQAFVDNVLAPYLGHFNVFIYARLIGKPGHKGGNVRFERVRKDIEHFLKQRRDTYITTMFDYFRLPYDWPGRGEMPANLSTEEKANRIEQAALKELKRLFPEHNPEARLIPYIQMHEFEALLFSDISILSDGLGIQNCEIERILNECGGHEEINEGIETAPSKRLERLCLRYNKVVKGKSISEQTGLETIRKRCPHFDSWLRRMEKLARQK